Below is a genomic region from Actinomycetota bacterium.
CGACTCGTCAGACGTGGCCACGGTGATCGAGGCGCTCGCCGACGCGGAGTGGAGCACCGACAGGGTCGGCATGTACGGCCTCAGCTTCCCCGGTTGGAGCCAGATGCTCGCGCTCGCCAGCGACGACGCACCGTCGCTGAAGGCGGTCGTCCCGGTCAGCCCGGTCACCGACCTGTGGAGCCTGTTCACCGAGCAGGGCGCGACGCTGGAGATCCTCGAGTTCCGGCCGCCGCTGTTCACTGCGCAGTTGGTGACCGGCGCTCGATCCGCGCGCGCCAACGAGACCGGTCGGCCGTTCGTGCCCGACACCGAGCCCGGCCACGTCGCCTGCCCCCGCTACAGCGAGGAGATCGAGACGTCCCCGCCGGTGTGGAACGGCGATCGCACCGCTTACTTCCAGGAGCGCGACCTACGCCCGCTGATCGACGGCACCAAGGTGGCGGTGTTCGCGACCGTGGGACTGCGGTGGGACGAGGGTGACCCGACGGGGGAGACCTGGGACCTCATGGTCGATCAGCTCGACGGGGTCTGGGATCTGCTCGGTCCGCACCGTCGCTTCATGCTGGGGCAGTGGGCTCACGGCTTCCCCACCCGCCCCGATTTCGACCAGATGGCGGTGGCGTGGCTCGACCGGTACCTGCGCACCTACGACCGCGACGATCCAGGCGCGATCAAGCCCGGTGTGGTGGAGTACGAGGACGACTCCGGCGTGTGGCACACCGCCAAGCGGTGGCCGCCCCGCGCCACCGACGCGACCCTGTGGCTCAGCGGCGACGACCTCGTCGCCGATCCCGGTGACGTGGAAGCGTCGAGCCGCACCTTCCTCAGCTCCGACCGGGTGCCGTGCGCGGGGGTCTGCATGCGGCCGTTCGCTGGTCGTCTGCCCGGCTGCGTCGGTGACCACCTCGTCTACGTGTCCGAGCCGCTGACCGAGGAGGTCGTGATCGCCGGCCACTACACGGTCGACCTCACCATCGAGAGCGACCTACCCGACGGCACGCTGGCCTCGTTCCTCTACCACACCGACGCGGACGATCCCTGTGCGGTGGCTGACCACACCGAGTCGGGCCAGGCGATCGCCGACCTGCGCCACGTGTTCGTCGACGAGGGCGCGGACTTCCCGGTCAACACCCCGACCGACATCACCCTGACCAGCGTGCCGCTGGCCAGCCGCATCCCCGCGGGCCACCGGCTCGTACTCACGGTCGGCTCGGCCGGGTGGAACACCGTGCCCGACCCCTACCGACCACACCTCACGGTCACCACCGGTCCGGGCACCGTCAGCGCCCTGACTCTGCCGGTCGTCGAGGGCACGTTCGCCACGACCTCATGACAGGCGCTCGACGTCGGGGTAGGCGTCGAAGCCCGCGTCGAAGCTGAGGATGCGACCGATGCCGTGGTCGGCCATGACGCCGAGGTGCAAGGCGTCGCGGGCCGACAGCCCGTAGCGGCCCAGCACGATGCGCTTGGCCTCCTGCACGTGATCCTCCAGGACGGGCAGGACCTCGTCCACCACGCCCAGGATCGCGTCGAACGCGGGCTGGATCGCATCGGGGCGGTCGATGGCGGTGTAGCGGTGCAGGATCTCCTGGAGTACCTCGACGTCGGTGACCAGGCGCTCCCCGGCGTCGATGAGGCGTTCGAGGACCCGCTGCGCACGGGTCTTGGAGGGGTGCTCGGCGCCGACGAGGTACATCGGGATGTTCGAGTCGACCAGGATCATCGCCCCAGGTACCCGGCCTCGATCTCGGTGAGCATCTGGTCGATGTCGGCGGTGGGGAAGTCGTGCCTCGCCGCGGCGCGGATCGCCGCGAGCTTGCGTGCGGCATCGGCCGACGGTCGCTCGCGCCGGGCACGGCGGAGGACCTGGCGGACCCACTCCGACACGGTCACTCCCTCCGCTGCCGCGACCTGGCGGATGGCGTCGAACTCGTGCTCATCGAGCAGTACCTGGAGCCGCTTACTCATAGCATGAGTCTAACGTACTACGGGAGGAGTAGAGAGTCGTTCTGCGCGTGCTGGCGGGGTCCAGGCGCGTCAAGTATCACGCGTGATACGATGGTGTCATGGCTGAGGTGAGCATGCGTGATCTGCGCAACCACGGGGGCGACATCGTGGACCGGGTGCAGCGGGGCGAGCATCTGACCGTCACGCGCTCGGGACGGCCGGTCGCCCAGCTGGTCCCGGTGCGACGGCCCGCACTGAAGGCCACCGTGCTGCTCGACCGGTGGCGTGGACTGCCGGCCGTCGAGCCCGAGGCTCTGCGACGCGATCTCGCCTCGGCAGTCGACGCGAGCCTGTGAGCAACGGTGAGCGCCCGATCCACGGGTTGCTCGACACGAGCACGCTGATCGTGCTGCGCGAACTGGACGACGCTTCGCAGCTACCGGACGAGCCGTTGATCTCCGCGATCACGCTCGCGGAGCTGTCGGTAGGTCCGCTCGTGGCGGCTACTCCCCAGGAGCGCCAAGCACGGCAGGCCCACCTTCAACAGGCCGAAGCCGACTTCGACCCGTTGCCGTTCGACGACGCGGCGGCTCGAGCGTTCGGGCAGGTCGCGGCCTCTCTCCGGCGCGCGGGTCGCAAGACCGCTACACGGGCCTACGACGCGATGATCGCCGCGATCGCCATCGCCAACGGCCTGGCCGTCTACACGTGCAACCCCCACGACTTCGTGGGCATCGACGGACTCGAGGTGGTACCGATCGAGCTTCCATCGCGCGGGTAGCCGACCGGTCCGACCGTCGGTCGTCGTTCCACCAGCATCCTGATCCGTGACGGCTCGGAGCCGGGTGTTCCTCCCCGTGGAACGCCCCGTGCGTCGAGGACCGACCGAGGACGGGAAGATGCGCAGGTTCGTGACCACAGCCGTTGTGCTGCTGCTGGCGGCGACCGCAACGACCGGGTTCGTGACGCCGGACGACTCGACCACCGACGCCTCCGCATCCACGGCGGAGTCGGAGTTCGTCGGGGAGCTCGGCCGGGGTGACGCCCTGTTCTGGGACGGCCCGTACATCGACAGCGTCGGGACGGGCACGCGCGTGGCCGACCCGGTGCTGTGCGACAGCCCGGTCGCCACCTACCTGTCGTGCATCGCCACGGAGCGGTACCCGGCTTCGTCGCAGGTGAGTGCCATCAGTGCCCTCTTCGCAGGGATCGCGGGACCGTTGTGCGGGAGCGAGCATCGCTGCTTCAGCTACGCCTTCGATGTCGTCGCTGGCGGGGAGGAACTGCGGGTCGCGTTCGACCAGCCGTCGCTGCGCGACAAGTTCGGGATGGCGGTCTACGACCCGAACGGTGACCTGGTCGCACTCAGGGGATCGCCGCCCGGCGAGGTGCGCGTCTCCGATCCAGTCGAGGGACGTTGGGTCGTGCGCCTGGAGGCCTTCGATGTGCGTGATAGCGCCTTCCGGATGCGTGCCGCGCTCGATCCCGAGGCGGCTGCCCCGGGCAAGGGCGGGCACGGGCACGGTCGGGATCGCAGCGGGAGAGGGCCTGCGGAGCTGCTGCCGAACCTGCAGGTGGTGCCGCCGTACGAGGTCGGCTTCGCCGCGTGCCAGCCGACCGAGGTCGTCGATTACGACGCCCAGCGTTGCCTGCGGTTCTCCGCCGGGCCGGCCAACGTCGGTGATGGTCCCCTGGACTTGTTCATCGCCGAGGACGGCGAGCTCGCAGGGCAGATGTACCAGCGCGTGCACCGCGACGACGGTGGCCACGACGTCCACGAGGCCGGCGACTTCGAGTGGCATCCACAGCACGTGCACTACCACCACGGTGCCCTGCAGTCCCTCGAGCTGTACCGCGTGACCGACCCACGTCGCGGCGGACTGGAGCTGGCCGGCGTTGGCCCCAAGCTCGGGTTCTGCCTTGCGCCCTACCACATCGCCGAGTGGGACTCGTTCGCCCAGGACCCGCCGTACTCGGTCTACGGTGAGGAAGCCTGCACCTCGTTCGATCCGCCGGTCGCCACGCAGATGGCTCTCGCCCGGGGCTGGGTCGACATCTACCAGTGGTGGGTCGAGGGCAACTTCGTGGAGTTCGGGGACAACCCCGACGGCCTCTACCTCATCCGCGCGCAGTCGGACCCCGATGGTGACGTCCTGGAGACCGACGATGGTGACAACACCGCCTACACCTACATCCGGGTCACCGGCGAGGAGATCGAGGTGCTCGAGCGCGGCATCGGCGACAGCCCCTGGGATCGGCGCAAGACGCTCGTCGACGACACCCGCCGTCCGACACGCTGGACGGACGGGTGACCTCACGGACCGTTCACGCCCCGAGGTAGGCGAGCACGGCCAGGACGCGGCGGTTGTCGTCGGGCACGGGTTCGAGATCCAGCTTGGTGTAGATGCTGCGCACGTACGCCTCGACGCTCTTCGGAGCGACCGAGAGGGCCTCCGCGATGGCGCGGTTCGAGCGTCCCTCGGCGATGAGTTCGAGGACCTGACCTTCGCGGGGCGTCAACCGCTCCAGCGCCGGATGTTCACCCTCGTCTGCGAGGTCATCGGTGGGGTCGGCTCCCCGGAGCACCCCGAGAACGACCCCGGACAGCGTGGGGGGCAGGACGGCTTCACCCCGGTGGATGCGGTCGACCGCGTCGGTGAGCTGGGCCGGGGTCGCGGTCTTGAGCAGGTAGCCGGCGGCGCCGGCTCGGATCGTGGCGATCACCTGTGGAGGATCGTCGGAGGACGACAACGCGAGCACGCGCACGTCGGGATCGAACTCGACGATCGCCCGTGTCGCCTCGACCCCGTCGACGCCAGGGAGCGCGATGTCCATGATCACCACGTCCGGCCGCACGTCCCGGGCCCGCTCGATGGCTTCGGCCCCGTCGTTCGCCTCCGCGACGACCCGTGCGGCCCCGCCGTGCTCGAGCACCTTGCGGAGCGTGTCCCGCCACATCGGGTGATCGTCCACCAGCAGCAGCGTCACGACGTCCGCGTCGCCACGGCCCGACGGGTGCTTCCGCTCGGCCACGGTCACCCCGATGGTGCCGGTGCACGTCCGCGATCGAGCTCGGATGCGAGCGTCGCGGATCCCTGGCCGTCGACCGGCTCGGGAACGGCCGGCAGGGTGACGACGAAGGTCGACCCCTCCTCGGGCTGGCTGGTGAAGGCGATGGTGCCGCCCTGAGCCTCGATGAGTCGCTTCGACAACGCGAGTCCGAGTCCGCTCGACGCCTGGCCCCGCTGTGTGCGTGCCCCCGGCACGCGGTAGAACGGCTCGAAGATGCGCTCGCCCGCATCCTGTGGCATGCCGACGCCCGTGTCGGTCACGGCGATCCGGACCCGATCAGCGTCAGCGGTCACATCGATGGACACCGCGCCACCCGCGGGGGTGTACTTGACCGCGTTGTCGACGAGGTTGAGCAGGACCTCCCGCAGCCGTCGGTCGTCGGCGCGGACAGGAGGCAGCGGGTCGTCGATAGCGAGGGTGAGGGCCAGCTCGCTGGAGCGGGCGAGCGCCTCGATGGTCGGACGCAGATCGTCGATCACGTCGTGGACGTCGATGACCTCGAGGGCGACGTCGATACTGCCAGCCTCGGCTCGGACCAGCTCGAGGATGTCGTTCACGAGCGCGAGGAGCTGTTGCGCGGAACCCTGGATGGTCTCGCCCGTCTCCCCGATCCACTGCGTGTTCTTGCGGAAGCTGGGGTCGAGCATCATCTCCGTCTCCAGCAGGATGGTCGCCAGCGGCGTGCGCAGCTCGTGGCTCAGCGAGGCGAAGATCTCGTTGCGCTCGCGCATCAGCCGCTCGACCTCCTCGGTGCGCTGCTGCACCCGCAGCTCGAGCGTCTCGCGCCCAGCCTCGAGCTCCTCGGCCATCTGGTTGACGCCGCTGGCGAGTTCGCCGAGCTCATCACGGCCGACCACGGGTGCACGGACGGAGAACTCACCGCGCCCGATCGCGCGGCTGGTCTCCAGCAGCTCCTTCACCCGGGACGTGGTCAAGCGCGAGATGAGCGCCCCGAGCACGACGATGCCCACCATCCCCGCCAGGACCAGCAACGCCAGCCGCCACCCCGCTCCGCGGACCGCTGCGAAGGCCGGAGCGGTCGGGACCGCGACCCCGACGGTGCCGATGACCTCTCCGCGGACCTCCCAATCGGCGAAGAGCGTCGCGATCTCGACTCCGCCGACGGTGCTCGTGTGGCGCAGCAACCCCGACGCAGGTCGCTCGGGGACCTCGTTCGGGATACGCGTGCTCGCGGCCGACACGAGCCGACCGTCGGCGCCGTAGAGCGCCACGGTTCGTCCGTCGTCGGCACCGGCGTCCGTCAGCGAGGCCACGATCCGATCCACGTCGATGCCGACGATGGCGACGCCGGTCGGGGCGCAGCCCTGCGGGTCGGAGCACACCGCACCGGCCACGCTCAGGTACGTGCGGTCGTCGACGGTCACCGAGCCCGCGTACTTGGACCCGGTGGGGTCAGCGATCGCGTCACGGACGAGGACGTCGCCGCGCCAGTCCAAGTCCAGTCGCACCGCTTCCGTCCCGCCCTCGCGTGGGGTGAAGGCGAGGAACGTCTGCCCGTCCGGGTCGGCCACGACGAGCAGGTCCAGGTCGCTCTTCAGCGCGATCACCGAACGCAGCAGCCGTGTCGCGTCCTCGGCATCGCGCGCCTCCAGCGCGGTCGCCATGCCGGCGAGGTTGGCCGAGAAGCTGGCCGACTCCACCAGGTACAGCTCCCGATCGCGCAGCAGCGAGCGCGCCTCGAGCGAGTTGCGGGCCAGGGTCTCGTCGAGCTCGGCCTCGGCCCGCTTCACGAGGTCACGCACGACCACGAACGTGCCGAGCGTGCCGAGCACGACGACCAGGCCCAGGAACGGCAGCAGGAACTTGCCGAACAGCGGCAGGTCGCGGAAGCGCAGTCGGTTCATAGGCCTCTCCATCGGTACACGCGGACGCTGCCCTTGAGCGGATAGGGGTTGGTGATCCTGGTCTCGTAGGCGACGAACGACGCTCCCGAGGACAGGGCAGGCGCATCGAGGACGTCGTGGGACATCGCCAGCTCGCCGTCCTCGAACCCGAGCTGACCCGGTCGGCCTCTCAGGTCGACCCTCGTCAGCCGGCCCCGGGAGATATCGAAGATGAACACGTCGTGGGGGTGGCCCCCGTCATCGAGCAGTGGGTAGCCGTCGGTGGGCCAGTTCCGCTCTGGGCCGGGGTCGTCCGGGGTGAGCCCCGCCTGTGAGAGGAAGGCGACGAAGTTGCCATCCGGCGACAACGTCGGGTTCCACGCCACCCAGTGGTCCTGCGTGTCACCCTCGAACGGCAACCTCGGCCTGTCCGCCGGTGGACTCTCGGCCTGGGTGCCGTCGGCCTTCACGCTCACCCGCCGGGTCGTGTCGGTGGCCCGATCACGCAGGAAGATGTCCCACTGCTCGTTGGTGTCGTCCTCGACCAGGTTGGTCGAGTTCGACGAGAACAGGACGTAGCGTCCGTCGTTCGACACGCAGTGGCTGGCGGCTCGGGGTTGGTGGCTGTCGCCGAAGGCCCCCCAGGCGTGCCCATCCCCCTGCTCACCCGAGGAGGACACGCTCACGATCTCGGTGCGTCCGGTCACGCGGTCACGCAGGAACAGGTCGGGTCCGTCGTTGAGGTCACCCGGTACGAGGGTGGACACGCGCGATCGGAACGCCACGTAGCGGCCGTTGGGCGCCATACACGGCACCGCAGAGACGGTGGTGCGGAACTCCACGCGCTCTTGGTTGTCGCTGCGCACGTCCTCACGCGGGGGCGGCTCTCCGGTCCACGTCACGGACACCCGCTCGGTGGTGCCGGCCAGACGGTCGCGGACGAACACATCCACGCTCTGGGGGGTGTCGCCTTCGACGAGATCGTCGGCGGCCGACTCGAACAGCACGTACCGGCCGTCGTGGGAGATCGACGCGATCTCGGCCGCCACGCTGCCGAGCACGTCGGGGACGTCCTGGCGCGCTGGGTAGCCGAGCTGCTCCGGGTAGTCCTGGGGCGGCCGACGGATCGGTCCACCGTGGATCGACACCGAGACCAGATCGGTCCGGCCCGCGACCAGGTCGCGCACGAAGATGTCGGTGACATCGTTGGTGTCCCCGACCACCACGTTCGACGCGGCAGTCGAGAACACGACGACCCGCCCGTCGCCCGAGAGCATGTAGTTGTGCACCGGCGCGTTCGCGAGCTCGCCTGACTGCCCGATCGACGCGATCGTCGTCTCGCCGGTGCGAAGGTCGTACACCACGACCTGGTCGCACGGACCGGGATCGGGTGGTGGGCTGCTCAGGTTCCCGCGGCTGATCCAGTACAACGCCGAGACGGCCGTCAGCCCGGGTGGCTGCGCCGCACACGGCGTGGGATCCATGCCCGCGATGCGTGTGTCGGTCGAGGCGAAGGCCACCTGCCCGCCATCCGCGGAGATGCTCGCTCCCTGGCTGCGCCAGGGCTCGACCGCCCGCAGATCGTCGGGGGTCCGCTCGGGGGTCAGGGTGCGTTGGCCACCGACCGGCAGTTCCTCCAGCGGGTCCGGATCGACCCCGGGTGGGGACGTGGCTGAGGGTCGCGCGACCGTGCCTGGAGCGAGGCTGCCGTCTGGCGTCGACGACGCCACCGCCGCGGGATCGGGGCCGAGGATCTGACGCAGGTAGTCCTCGCTCAGGGTGTCGAACCCGGTGGCGAAGCGGCTGCTGTAGTCCGCGTCTGCGGCGGGAGGCAGGTCCGGCAGGACCCGCTGCGATGGGACCTGGAGTCCCATCACGAGCGCGACGACGACCGGGATGATCGCCCCGGGCGTGACCGCGGCGACGACCGCGTTGCGGGGTCCACGCCTCACGGTGGTTCCCCCTTCCCGCATCGCTCGGTCGCGGGCTCTCCGCCAGGATGTTGGCACCTGGGCGTCTCGCTGTCACCAGTGACAGCCCTGAACCGCTTCCCGTCGTGTCAGGGTTCTCCCTACGGGGTCGTGACTCCTGCCTCGGGCTCGCCGCGGCGGCACGTTCCTGCGATACGGCGGTCGATGTACCGCTGTGCTCGGCCCCGGTGGACCGGCTGAGACGACGGCGTGATGGCGCCACGGTTTCAGGCTGGTCGTGCCGTCAGCCGCGATCGCTGGTGGCGCCACCGGGTGCCGGGATCTCTCCCGGCCGTTCGGTCGAAGGGGTCGGCGGCGAGGTCGCCCCGCTGAACCTACGGTGACGCCGACGTCACACGCGGAGAAACGGCCCGGAGCAGCAAGCTGGATACCGCAACAGGCAGGCTGCGTGACGTGCTGGACTCGCTGGAACGACGGCTCTTCGTGGGACGCGAAAGCGAGCTGGCCACGTTCCGGGGCGCTCTCACGGGCTCCCCGCCGCCACTACTGCTGGTCCTCGGCAGCGGAGGATCAGGCAAGAGCACCCTCCTGCGGGCCTTCGCGCGGTTGGCCCGGGAGGAGGACCGTACGGTCGTCGAGATCGATGGCGGCTCCATCGCTCCGAGTCCGGATGCGCTGCTGCGTGCGCTAGGCGGCACCCACATCCAGGACACCGTCGAGGGGCTCAACCGTGCTCGCACGGTGTTGCTCATCGACGACTTCGTCTCCTTGCGACCAGTGTCACGCTTCCTCTTCGACATGCTGCTCCCGGAGCTCGAGCCGGGTTGTCGCGTCGTCATCGCCAGCCGCCTCGAGTTGCCTCCCGACCCTTGGGTGCGTCTCTGGCGCCCGATCATCCGCACGCTGCGCCTGGCTCCTTTCACACCTGCTGAGATGAACGAGTACCTCACGCGCCGGGGCATCGACGGAGCCGGGTTCGTGGATAGCGTTGCCGCGGCCACCGGTGGCCTACCTCTCGCTGTTGCCTTGGCGGCCGATCTCGCGGAGGAGATGGGAACCCACGACCTCGCCACCGTCGGTGGCTGGAACGTCGCCGTCCGCACGAGCGCCGAGCGACTCCTGCGTGATGTCGACGATCCGGATCTCCGCGAGCTGCTCGAAGCCGCCACGGTGGTGCATACCTTCGACGAGCCGCTCCTGCGCACGATGACGGACCACGACGTCGCCGCACCACTCGCACGCCTCGCACACCTGTCGATCGTCGCCCCGGTTCCAGGCGGGCTCCGACTCCACGAGCACGTCCGGGCCGTGCTGGCGCAGGATCTCCGGTGGCGCGATCCTGATCGCCACACGATCTACCGCGTGCGTGCTGCGAGTCACCTGGCGGAGAGGATGCGCGACGCGACCGGGGACGACCTGGCGTGGCTCGTCGAACAACGGCTGTACCTGTGGCAGAACGCCCTGGTGAAGACGCTCCTGTTCGACGAAGCGGACGTCGCCGTGGCCAACCTCACCCCGTTGCGAGTCGAGGACCGCGACGGGGTCCTCGACTTCTGGCGCCGGTTCGTTCCGCGCTCAGACGAGGAGGCCACACCCGGCGATGAGCTCGCGATCGAGGTCCTCGCTCGTCTCGTCGACCACCCCGGCGAGGAGATCATGGTCGCCCGTGACCGTGACGGCCGCATCGTCGCCGTTGCCGTTCTCGCGCGGGTGGCATCCGACTCGCTCGACGCGCTGCCAGCAGACGTGGTCGGGCTCGCTGAGACGTGGCTCGGACCCAGCCTGCCCGAACGATGTAGCACCAGCGACGTGTACTACGTCGGACCGATCGTGGCGGACCCGCGTGACGCCCTCACGACGACGCCTGCGCTCCGACGCCACGTGCTCTCGGTCTTGACCCGTGGCGGGCGGTTCCTGACGGTGACACGCCGACCTATGATCGCGTCACTCCTCGAACTGCTCGGGTTCCACCCACACGACACAGCTCTTGCTGACCA
It encodes:
- a CDS encoding CocE/NonD family hydrolase; the encoded protein is DSSDVATVIEALADAEWSTDRVGMYGLSFPGWSQMLALASDDAPSLKAVVPVSPVTDLWSLFTEQGATLEILEFRPPLFTAQLVTGARSARANETGRPFVPDTEPGHVACPRYSEEIETSPPVWNGDRTAYFQERDLRPLIDGTKVAVFATVGLRWDEGDPTGETWDLMVDQLDGVWDLLGPHRRFMLGQWAHGFPTRPDFDQMAVAWLDRYLRTYDRDDPGAIKPGVVEYEDDSGVWHTAKRWPPRATDATLWLSGDDLVADPGDVEASSRTFLSSDRVPCAGVCMRPFAGRLPGCVGDHLVYVSEPLTEEVVIAGHYTVDLTIESDLPDGTLASFLYHTDADDPCAVADHTESGQAIADLRHVFVDEGADFPVNTPTDITLTSVPLASRIPAGHRLVLTVGSAGWNTVPDPYRPHLTVTTGPGTVSALTLPVVEGTFATTS
- a CDS encoding type II toxin-antitoxin system VapC family toxin — its product is MILVDSNIPMYLVGAEHPSKTRAQRVLERLIDAGERLVTDVEVLQEILHRYTAIDRPDAIQPAFDAILGVVDEVLPVLEDHVQEAKRIVLGRYGLSARDALHLGVMADHGIGRILSFDAGFDAYPDVERLS
- a CDS encoding antitoxin, whose protein sequence is MSKRLQVLLDEHEFDAIRQVAAAEGVTVSEWVRQVLRRARRERPSADAARKLAAIRAAARHDFPTADIDQMLTEIEAGYLGR
- a CDS encoding type II toxin-antitoxin system prevent-host-death family antitoxin gives rise to the protein MRDLRNHGGDIVDRVQRGEHLTVTRSGRPVAQLVPVRRPALKATVLLDRWRGLPAVEPEALRRDLASAVDASL
- a CDS encoding type II toxin-antitoxin system VapC family toxin, coding for MLDTSTLIVLRELDDASQLPDEPLISAITLAELSVGPLVAATPQERQARQAHLQQAEADFDPLPFDDAAARAFGQVAASLRRAGRKTATRAYDAMIAAIAIANGLAVYTCNPHDFVGIDGLEVVPIELPSRG
- a CDS encoding response regulator transcription factor, whose translation is MAERKHPSGRGDADVVTLLLVDDHPMWRDTLRKVLEHGGAARVVAEANDGAEAIERARDVRPDVVIMDIALPGVDGVEATRAIVEFDPDVRVLALSSSDDPPQVIATIRAGAAGYLLKTATPAQLTDAVDRIHRGEAVLPPTLSGVVLGVLRGADPTDDLADEGEHPALERLTPREGQVLELIAEGRSNRAIAEALSVAPKSVEAYVRSIYTKLDLEPVPDDNRRVLAVLAYLGA
- a CDS encoding sensor histidine kinase gives rise to the protein MNRLRFRDLPLFGKFLLPFLGLVVVLGTLGTFVVVRDLVKRAEAELDETLARNSLEARSLLRDRELYLVESASFSANLAGMATALEARDAEDATRLLRSVIALKSDLDLLVVADPDGQTFLAFTPREGGTEAVRLDLDWRGDVLVRDAIADPTGSKYAGSVTVDDRTYLSVAGAVCSDPQGCAPTGVAIVGIDVDRIVASLTDAGADDGRTVALYGADGRLVSAASTRIPNEVPERPASGLLRHTSTVGGVEIATLFADWEVRGEVIGTVGVAVPTAPAFAAVRGAGWRLALLVLAGMVGIVVLGALISRLTTSRVKELLETSRAIGRGEFSVRAPVVGRDELGELASGVNQMAEELEAGRETLELRVQQRTEEVERLMRERNEIFASLSHELRTPLATILLETEMMLDPSFRKNTQWIGETGETIQGSAQQLLALVNDILELVRAEAGSIDVALEVIDVHDVIDDLRPTIEALARSSELALTLAIDDPLPPVRADDRRLREVLLNLVDNAVKYTPAGGAVSIDVTADADRVRIAVTDTGVGMPQDAGERIFEPFYRVPGARTQRGQASSGLGLALSKRLIEAQGGTIAFTSQPEEGSTFVVTLPAVPEPVDGQGSATLASELDRGRAPAPSG
- a CDS encoding AAA family ATPase yields the protein MLDSLERRLFVGRESELATFRGALTGSPPPLLLVLGSGGSGKSTLLRAFARLAREEDRTVVEIDGGSIAPSPDALLRALGGTHIQDTVEGLNRARTVLLIDDFVSLRPVSRFLFDMLLPELEPGCRVVIASRLELPPDPWVRLWRPIIRTLRLAPFTPAEMNEYLTRRGIDGAGFVDSVAAATGGLPLAVALAADLAEEMGTHDLATVGGWNVAVRTSAERLLRDVDDPDLRELLEAATVVHTFDEPLLRTMTDHDVAAPLARLAHLSIVAPVPGGLRLHEHVRAVLAQDLRWRDPDRHTIYRVRAASHLAERMRDATGDDLAWLVEQRLYLWQNALVKTLLFDEADVAVANLTPLRVEDRDGVLDFWRRFVPRSDEEATPGDELAIEVLARLVDHPGEEIMVARDRDGRIVAVAVLARVASDSLDALPADVVGLAETWLGPSLPERCSTSDVYYVGPIVADPRDALTTTPALRRHVLSVLTRGGRFLTVTRRPMIASLLELLGFHPHDTALADHEGRRSFVLRLAPHEVVDWVEAVISRIPVSTTTPRQGPLSEVASGPELAEPAVSGEVTVRVLGGLQVRRGDADVTPPAGVPAQAVKILAVSGGQLHVEQLAERLWPDVDADRGRRRMRNVVARVRESCGDIVVRDGDVISFREHVVIDLVEIERDVRAALAAAAGSRPPEARTLAQRAVDRYAGELLPADPYDAWTVAPRERARRWLVIALDLLADAARDEGRIDDAVALLEEGIEADPYDETRYVRAVRVLLAAGRHARAATVLARARRHLAELGLEPSAELASLELRLRD